A stretch of the Panicum virgatum strain AP13 chromosome 9N, P.virgatum_v5, whole genome shotgun sequence genome encodes the following:
- the LOC120689531 gene encoding serine/threonine-protein kinase GRIK2-like isoform X2, translating to MADLTDIGCCSCFSFLRKPSASVPQPRDADGTFSEELLKRQSAEDPYESFYTGDDPDLTLYNGDNLDGSFFHGDDPDRCLYDEGGNDYPDGSDDGPPRKSSEDIIQSRAQTGFACREIPVKETNKVFRSEDENGNKMVNQYVHLGKISSGSYGKVVLYRNVEDGKLYAVKVLNKPYMMKVRVVRSETAMTDVLREVSIMKMLNHPNIVNLVEVINDPNIDKFYMVLEYVEGKMVCDNGLEEATARNYLRDIIYGLMYLHSHDDDDMLWRSPGTPVFTAPECCQGSAYHGRASDTWAVGVTLYCMISRHYPFLGDTLQETYDKIANDPVQIPGDMNPQLADLIQRLLCKDPGDRITLQSAAEHPWVVGDKGPIPEYICRCGFGRRERNDFGE from the exons ATGGCGGACCTAACCGACATAGGCTGCTGTAGTTGCTTTAGCTTTTTAAGGAAGCCCAGCGCGTCTGTTCCTCAACCTCGGGATGCTGATGGCACATTTTCTGAAGAATTGCTGAAACGTCAATCCGCTGAAGATCCATATGAAAGCTTCTATACTGGAGATGATCCTGATCTAACCTTATACAACGGGGATAATCTTGATGGAAGCTTCTTCCATGGAGATGATCCAGATAGATGCTTGTACGATGAAGGCGGTAATGACTATCCTGATGGAAGTGATGATGGACCTCCAAGGAAGAGTTCTGAAGATATCATACAGTCAAGAGCTCAAACTGGCTTTGCATGTAGAGAGATCCCAGTTAAAGAGACAAATAAAGTATTTCGTTCAGAG GATGAAAATGGTAATAAGATGGTTAATCAATATGTTCACTTGGGAAAGATTAGTTCCGGAAGCTATGGCAAAGTG GTTCTATACAGAAACGTGGAAGATGGGAAACTATATGCAGTGAAG GTTTTGAATAAGCCTTACATGATGAAAGTACGTGTTGTACGATCAGAAACTGCAATGACAGATGTTCTTCGGGAG GTATCCATAATGAAAATGTTGAATCATCCCAATATTGTAAATCTTGTCGAAGTGATCAATGATCCAAACATAGATAAATTCTACATGG TTCTTGAGTATGTTGAAGGAAAAATGGTTTGTGATAATGGTTTAGAAGAAGCTACTGCAAGAAATTATTTGCGAGACATAATATATGGTCTTATGTATCTTCACTCTCAT GATGATGATGATATGCTTTGGAGATCTCCCGGTACACCTGTTTTCACCGCTCCGGAGTGCTGTCAAG GTTCAGCCTACCATGGCAGGGCATCCGATACGTGGGCAGTCGGTGTAACTTTATATTGCATGATTTCTAGGCACTATCCTTTTCTTGGAGATACATTGCAGGAAACTTATGATAAG ATTGCCAATGATCCTGTGCAAATACCTGGCGACATGAATCCCCAACTTGCTGATTTGATCCAAAGGCTTCTCTGCaaag ATCCCGGGGATCGTATCACCTTGCAGTCTGCGGCGGAGCATCCTTGGGTTGTTGGGGACAAGGGCCCAATTCCTGAATACATCTGCAGGTGTGGCTTTGGCCGCAGAGAGAGGAATGATTTTGGGGAATAA
- the LOC120688501 gene encoding phosphatidylinositol 4-kinase alpha 1-like isoform X2 encodes MEALNELCDLVAAHPDLLLADKLAWLSSRCAAAPAAAAPQRASRAHLHSLLALARLLPAGGASAGADAAPPAPLLSFLKSHAFLSPAFWPQSFAPAPFLSRLLPLLAAAPGSPALSSALSAALLAAIDVADPASAPLARAFLSAAAAAAPLPLLPVDAAPVAARLLLEFPASEDAPARTKGKGEEAVGEENGGIRDVVRRFEEEQVEELERKEVAFRLIVHMLGGEGGLEAEQVGKVRNAAARQVRSLTDFLKIRKRDWREQGAQLRARINTKLMCCQAAVVVLVRSVSTMDTDSKSSKDMLQQTLAWFIDATKSCILSSWRKLKICEELFGTLLNGVSQITVSRGGQLLPVLLIPLKPLVVSTCSQADMTGSSPGALFEAVVKLSCEIIEFGWTKDRALVDTFIMRLAAYVRERNDYEEEDGKGKEAVPVIRLNVISLLAELCVCLKKWEVVDMILPLFIEHLEEGDASSPSSLRLRLLDAISRVACLGFEKSYRESIVLMTRSYLDKVKALGASENNTVPSEATIERTETLPAGFLLVASKLTSTKLRSDYRHRLLSLCSDVGLVAESKSGRSGADLMGPLLPAVAEICSDFDPVSTVEPSLLKLFRNLWFYIVLFGLAPPIQKNEAPSKSVSTSLNMESTSAIALQAVAGPYMWNSQWSVAVQRIAQGTPPLVVSSVKWLEDELELNALHNPGSRRGNGNENSAVGQRTALSAALGGRVEVAAMSTISGVKATYLLAVAFLEILRFSCNGGILSATSTLNKSNSAFSCVFEYLLTPNLTPQVTQCLTAVVHRAFETMLSWLEDRISDIGEGADVRESVLSDHACFLIKSMSQRDEHVRDVSVKLLTQLKEKFPQVHWNSSCLDLLLISVHNELTSGPVSDPAWVATIRSLYQKIAREWLTSALSYAPCTTQGLIQENFCKPSGVQRTQHTADVVSLLSEIRICSGKNDWNGIRTANVPAVMDSAAAASGAKKEAPDFTLEVLSTAVVSATVKCNHAGEIAGMRRLFSTMGGINMGMAPPGTLSVQPHQSFDEVFVSKFVSLLQNFVVAAEKQPIDNSQFRETCSQATALLLDHMMSDSRANLEGFSQLIRLLCWCPAYISTPDSMETGIYIWTWLVSAAPSLGPLVLAELVDAWLWTIDTKRGLFASDMNYCGPDAKLRPHLIPGEPEAPPEKDPVEAIIAHRLWLGFFIDRFEVVRHDSIEQLLLLGRMLQGTMKSPTHFSHHPAATGTFFTAMLLGLKFCSCQSQSNLQKCNMGLQLLEDRVYRAALGWFSYAPEWYESQNKSYAQREAQSVSVFVHFLQNERSSNPVDSASKSQGREGEHNTADQIHPVWGCVDNYATAREKRKQLLLTLSQNEADRLEVWAQPINTKDTTMFRGKISSDKWIDHVRTAFAVDPRIALSMPLRFPTNATMQSEITQLVQTRLLELRTIPEALPFFITPKAIDENSVLLQQLPHWAPCSVTQALEFLTPPYKGHPRVMAYVLRVLETYPPETVTFFMPQLVQSLRYDEQKLVEGYLLGATRRSNIFAHILIWHLQGEYVDESEKDAAALKVCGRRSGFKGNYGILK; translated from the exons ATGGAGGCGCTCAACGAGCTCTGCGACCTGGTGGCCGCGCACCCGGATCTCCTCCTCGCCGACAAGCTCGCGTGGCTCTcctcccgctgcgccgccgccccggcggccgcggccccgcAGCGCGCGTCCAGGGCGCACCTCCACTCGCTCCTCGCGCTCGCGCGCCTCctcccggcgggcggcgccagcgccggcgccgatgCGGCGCCCCCGGCCCCTCTCCTGTCCTTCCTCAAGTCCCACGCCTTCCTCTCGCCGGCCTTCTGGCCCCAGTCCTTCGCCCCGGCGCCGTTCCTATCCAGGCTGCTcccgctcctcgccgcggccCCGGGCTCCCCGGCCCTCTCGTCCGCGCTCTccgccgcgctcctcgccgcAATCGACGTCGCCGACCCGgcctccgcgccgctcgcccgcgcgttcctctccgccgccgcggcagcggcgcccttGCCGCTCCTCCCCGTGGATGCCGCACCCGTCGCTGCCCGGCTGCTCCTCGAATTTCCCGCCTCCGAGGATGCGCCAGCAAGGACGAAGGGGAAAGGGGAGGAAGCGGTGGGCGAGGAAAACGGAGGGATCAGGGACGTGGTGCGGAGGTTCGAGGAGGAGCAGGTCGAGGAGCTGGAGCGAAAGGAGGTCGCATTCAGGCTCATTGTGCATATGCTTGGGGGCGAGGGTGGGCTAGAGGCTGAGCAGGTCGGAAAGGTCAGGAATGCTGCCGCACGGCAAGTCCGATCACTCACGGATTTCCTCAAG ATTAGAAAGCGGGAttggagggagcagggagcACAGCTGAGGGCAAGGATAAACACCAAATTGATGTGCTGCCAAGCTGCAGTGGTGGTGCTGGTGCGAAGCGTTTCCACCATGGATACTGATAGCAAGTCTTCCAAGGATATGCTCCAGCAGACTCTAGCTTGGTTCATCGACGCCACCAAGTCATGCATTCTGTCATCCTGGCGAAAACTGAAGATCTGTGAGGAGCTGTTTGGCACCCTGCTCAATGGGGTCAGCCAGATAACTGTCTCACGTGGGGGCCAGCTCCTGCCGGTGCTGCTGATTCCTTTAAAACCGCTTGTTGTGAGCACGTGTTCACAG GCTGACATGACAGGCAGTAGCCCTGGGGCTTTATTCGAGGCAGTGGTGAAGTTGAGCTGTGAGATAATAGAGTTTGGCTGGACGAAGGATAGGGCCCTTGTTGACACATTCATTATGCGTCTAGCTGCATATGTTCGCGAGCGGAACGATTATGAGGAGGAG GATGGCAAAGGAAAAGAGGCAGTTCCAGTTATTCGACTTAATGTCATAAGCCTTCTGGCCGAGTTATGTGTTTGCTTGAAAAAATGGGAAGTTGTAGACATGATTTTGCCCCTTTTTATTGAACATTTAGAAGAGGGTGACGCTTCATCTCCAAGTTCACTGCGCTTACGA TTATTAGATGCAATATCTCGTGTTGCATGCTTGGGTTTTGAAAAGTCATATCGCGAGAGTATTGTCTTGATGACAAGAAGCTATCTTGACAAAGTTAAAGCTCTAGGGGCTTCAGAAAACAACACAGTGCCATCAGAAGCAACTATTGAGCGTACAGAG ACTCTTCCTGCAGGCTTTCTGCTTGTTGCCTCCAAGCTCACAAGCACAAAACTTAGGTCTGATTATCGTCATAGGTTACTGTCTCTCTGCTCAGATGTGGGGCTAGTCGCTGAATCTAAAAGTGGGAG GAGTGGTGCTGATTTGATGGGTCCATTACTTCCCGCAGTTGCTGAAATATGCTCTGATTTTGATCCCGTGTCCACTGTTGAGCCATCATTATTGAAATTATTCCGAAACCTTTGGTTCTACATTGTATTGTTTGGCCTAGCTCCACCCATACAGAAAAATGAGGCACCTTCAAAATCAGTTTCCACTTCATTAAATATGGAAAGCACCAGTGCTATAGCCCTTCAAGCTGTAGCTGGACCATACATGTGGAATAGCCAATGGTCTGTAGCAGTGCAACGTATTGCGCAAGGAACACCTCCTCTG GTTGTGAGTTCTGTGAAATGGCTTGAAGATGAGCTAGAGTTAAATGCTCTACACAACCCAGGTAGTCGTCGTGGTAATGGTAATGAAAATTCTGCTGTTGGGCAGAGAACTGCACTTTCTGCTGCTTTGGGAGGTCGAGTTGAGGTAGCGGCTATGAGTACTATTTCAG GAGTAAAAGCTACGTACCTCCTTGCAGTTGCTTTCCTAGAGATACTGCGTTTTAGTTGCAATGGTGGCATACTCTCAGCTACATCTACATTGAATAAATCAAATAGTGCATTCAGCTGTGTATTTGAATATCTACTTACTCCAAACTTGACACCGCAAGTAACTCAGTGTTTGACAGCAGTTGTGCATAGAGCTTTCGAAACGATGTTGTCATGGCTG GAGGATCGCATATCTGATATAGGTGAAGGAGCTGATGTTAGAGAATCAGTTCTTTCTGATCATGCTTGCTTCCTCATAAAGAGCATGTCTCAGAGGGATGAACATGTCCGTGATGTGAGTGTTAAGCTATTAACACAGCTGAAGGAAAAGTTCCCACAG GTCCACTGGAACTCTTCATGTTTGGATTTACTTCTTATTTCTGTTCACAATGAGTTGACCTCtggcccagtcagcgatcctgCTTGGGTTGCAACTATACGATCACTATATCAAAAGATAGCTAGGGAATGGTTAACAAGTGCTCTTTCATATGCTCCGTGTACCACTCAAGGCCTTATACAG GAAAATTTTTGCAAGCCAAGCGGAGTACAAAGAACACAGCATACAGCCGATGTTGTCTCACTTTTATCTGAGATACGTATTTGTAGTGGAAAGAATGATTGGAACGGCATTAGGACGGCCAATGTTCCTGCAGTAATGGATTCTGCTGCTGCAGCATCAGGAGCCAAGAAAGAAGCACCTGACTTCACTCTGGAAGTACTCTCTACTGCAGTAGTGAGTGCAACTGTGAAATGCAACCATGCTGGTGAGATTGCTGGTATGAGAAGGTTATTCAGTACTATGGGAGGCATAAACATGGGCATGGCTCCTCCTGGTACGCTGTCTGTACAGCCTCATCAGTCATTTGATGAAGTTTTTGTATCCAAGTTTGTTAGTCTTCTTCAGAACTTCGTTGTTGCGGCGGAGAAACAACCAATAGATAATTCACAATTTCGTGAAACATGTTCTCAGGCTACAGCATTACTTCTTGATCATATG ATGTCTGATTCTAGAGCAAATCTGGAAGGATTTTCTCAGCTTATACGGCTTCTATGTTGGTGTCCTGCTTATATTTCTACCCCTGATTCAATGGAGACTGGGATCTATATCTGGACATGGCTAGTATCAGCAGCACCTTCTTTAGGGCCTCTTGTGCTTGCGGAACTTGTTGATGCATGGTTGTGGACCATAGATACAAAGCGTGGATTGTTTGCATCAGATATGAATTACTGTGGCCCAGATGCAAAATTGAGGCCGCATCTTATCCCTGGTGAGCCTGAGGCACCACCAGAAAAGGATCCAGTCGAAGCAATAATAGCTCATAGACTCTGGCTTGGCTTCTTTATCGATCGGTTTGAG GTGGTTCGGCATGATAGCATTGAACAACTTTTACTTCTAGGTCGGATGCTACAAGGAACAATGAAGTCTCCAACTCATTTTTCTCACCATCCTGCTGCTACTGGCACTTTCTTTACTGCGATGCTCCTTGGATTGAAGTTCTGCTCGTGCCAGTCTCAGTCTAACTTACAGAAGTGTAATATGGGGCTTCAGTTGTTAGAGGACAGGGTATACCG TGCTGCTTTGGGATGGTTTTCTTATGCACCTGAATGGTATGAATCTCAAAACAAATCATATGCTCAGAGAGAGGCTCAGTCAGTGTCAGTATTTGTCCATTTTCTACAAAATGAGCGCAGCAGCaatcctgtcgactctgcttcAAAGTCACAGGGACGAGAAGGTGAACATAATACG GCAGATCAGATCCATCCTGTCTGGGGCTGTGTTGACAACTATGCAACTGCAAGGGAAAAGCGTAAGCAATTACTTCTCACACTTTCTCAGAATGAGGCGGACAGGCTTGAAGTCTGGGCACAACCAATAAATACTAA AGATACTACGATGTTTCGTGGTAAAATCAGCTCAGATAAATGGATCGATCATGTTAGAACCGCTTTTGCCGTTGATCCTCGAATTGCTCTCTCTATGCCTTTGAGGTTTCCCACAAATGCAACAATGCAATCCGAGATCACTCAGTTGGTACAA ACGCGGTTACTGGAGCTTCGTACAATTCCTGAAGCATTGCCTTTTTTCATTACTCCAAAGGCAATAGATGAAAATTCAGTGCTGTTACAGCAACTACCACACTGGGCTCCATGTTCTGTTACACAGGCATTGGAGTTTCTTACTCCTCCTTATAAAGGACATCCGCGTGTTATGGCATATGTACTTCGTGTCTTGGAGACTTACCCACCTGAGACTGTTACCTTTTTTATGCCACAGTTGGTGCAATCGCTCCGATATGATGAACAA AAACTGGTTGAAGGGTACTTGCTTGGAGCTACTCGAAGAAGTAATATATTTGCTCATATCTTAATATGGCATCTGCAG GGAGAATATGTTGATGAATCTGAAAAAGATGCAGCCGCTCTAAAG GTTTGTGGTAGGCGAAGTGGATTCAAAGGGAACTATGGTATTTTGAAATAA
- the LOC120689531 gene encoding serine/threonine-protein kinase GRIK1-like isoform X1 — MADLTDIGCCSCFSFLRKPSASVPQPRDADGTFSEELLKRQSAEDPYESFYTGDDPDLTLYNGDNLDGSFFHGDDPDRCLYDEGGNDYPDGSDDGPPRKSSEDIIQSRAQTGFACREIPVKETNKVFRSEDENGNKMVNQYVHLGKISSGSYGKVVLYRNVEDGKLYAVKVLNKPYMMKVRVVRSETAMTDVLREVSIMKMLNHPNIVNLVEVINDPNIDKFYMVLEYVEGKMVCDNGLEEATARNYLRDIIYGLMYLHSHNVIHGDIKPDNLLVTSSGNVKIGDFSVSQVFEDDDDMLWRSPGTPVFTAPECCQGSAYHGRASDTWAVGVTLYCMISRHYPFLGDTLQETYDKIANDPVQIPGDMNPQLADLIQRLLCKDPGDRITLQSAAEHPWVVGDKGPIPEYICRCGFGRRERNDFGE, encoded by the exons ATGGCGGACCTAACCGACATAGGCTGCTGTAGTTGCTTTAGCTTTTTAAGGAAGCCCAGCGCGTCTGTTCCTCAACCTCGGGATGCTGATGGCACATTTTCTGAAGAATTGCTGAAACGTCAATCCGCTGAAGATCCATATGAAAGCTTCTATACTGGAGATGATCCTGATCTAACCTTATACAACGGGGATAATCTTGATGGAAGCTTCTTCCATGGAGATGATCCAGATAGATGCTTGTACGATGAAGGCGGTAATGACTATCCTGATGGAAGTGATGATGGACCTCCAAGGAAGAGTTCTGAAGATATCATACAGTCAAGAGCTCAAACTGGCTTTGCATGTAGAGAGATCCCAGTTAAAGAGACAAATAAAGTATTTCGTTCAGAG GATGAAAATGGTAATAAGATGGTTAATCAATATGTTCACTTGGGAAAGATTAGTTCCGGAAGCTATGGCAAAGTG GTTCTATACAGAAACGTGGAAGATGGGAAACTATATGCAGTGAAG GTTTTGAATAAGCCTTACATGATGAAAGTACGTGTTGTACGATCAGAAACTGCAATGACAGATGTTCTTCGGGAG GTATCCATAATGAAAATGTTGAATCATCCCAATATTGTAAATCTTGTCGAAGTGATCAATGATCCAAACATAGATAAATTCTACATGG TTCTTGAGTATGTTGAAGGAAAAATGGTTTGTGATAATGGTTTAGAAGAAGCTACTGCAAGAAATTATTTGCGAGACATAATATATGGTCTTATGTATCTTCACTCTCAT AACGTTATTCATGGTGATATCAAACCAGACAATCTCTTGGTTACAAGTTCTGGCAATGTGAAGATAGGAGATTTCAGTGTTAGCCAGGTTTTTGAG GATGATGATGATATGCTTTGGAGATCTCCCGGTACACCTGTTTTCACCGCTCCGGAGTGCTGTCAAG GTTCAGCCTACCATGGCAGGGCATCCGATACGTGGGCAGTCGGTGTAACTTTATATTGCATGATTTCTAGGCACTATCCTTTTCTTGGAGATACATTGCAGGAAACTTATGATAAG ATTGCCAATGATCCTGTGCAAATACCTGGCGACATGAATCCCCAACTTGCTGATTTGATCCAAAGGCTTCTCTGCaaag ATCCCGGGGATCGTATCACCTTGCAGTCTGCGGCGGAGCATCCTTGGGTTGTTGGGGACAAGGGCCCAATTCCTGAATACATCTGCAGGTGTGGCTTTGGCCGCAGAGAGAGGAATGATTTTGGGGAATAA